One genomic window of Synechococcales cyanobacterium T60_A2020_003 includes the following:
- a CDS encoding GUN4 domain-containing protein: protein MTRKHSTQSIHQPQAHDAVLGGQAAPPAQGTVLGGLAGVKQRLTSPHVQQRLAALPEALHHGQIGVELVIGALGDRDRSVQKAAYALLKDIDHPLATDAVQQFALTSVKTRLNSAIEAEQLEAIADALELDHAGLDVLLHHLPDLSDELQQITYEHLRDRPEARIQKVLEFFSTDGLSYLRLRDLLMTKQWKAADQETLRLLMRASRVNRAEQLQPDLIAELPCHDLQTIDQLWLQASRGQFGFSVQRDVWMPYYTLFWSKADTWAAVGDRLGWRINHLWNPNHWKCYDEITFSLRAPKGHLPFLGNTLGIFTIEAFANRLQDCDRLPHVGRPVDIDGGSGDVGG, encoded by the coding sequence ATGACACGCAAGCACTCAACTCAGTCCATCCATCAGCCTCAGGCTCACGATGCCGTGTTAGGGGGGCAAGCGGCTCCACCCGCTCAGGGCACTGTTCTGGGGGGCTTAGCCGGGGTGAAACAACGGCTCACGAGTCCCCATGTCCAGCAGCGGTTAGCAGCCTTACCGGAAGCTCTCCATCACGGACAGATCGGGGTAGAACTGGTGATTGGCGCATTGGGCGATCGCGATCGTTCTGTGCAAAAGGCTGCCTATGCGCTCCTGAAGGACATTGATCATCCCCTGGCAACCGATGCGGTGCAGCAGTTTGCCCTCACGTCGGTCAAAACCCGGTTGAACAGTGCGATCGAGGCCGAGCAACTGGAGGCGATCGCCGATGCCTTGGAGTTAGACCATGCGGGGCTGGATGTGCTCCTACACCACCTGCCGGATTTGTCGGATGAACTCCAGCAGATCACCTACGAACACCTGCGCGATCGCCCAGAAGCACGCATCCAGAAAGTGTTGGAGTTTTTTTCCACCGACGGATTGAGCTATCTGCGGTTGCGCGATCTGCTGATGACCAAACAATGGAAAGCCGCCGATCAGGAAACCTTGCGCTTATTGATGCGAGCCAGTCGGGTGAACCGAGCCGAACAGCTCCAGCCGGATCTCATCGCGGAATTGCCCTGTCACGACTTGCAAACGATTGATCAACTCTGGCTCCAGGCCAGTCGCGGGCAATTTGGCTTTAGCGTCCAGCGGGATGTATGGATGCCCTACTACACCTTGTTTTGGAGCAAGGCGGATACCTGGGCAGCCGTGGGCGATCGCCTCGGTTGGCGCATCAATCACCTCTGGAACCCCAACCATTGGAAATGCTACGACGAAATTACCTTCAGCCTACGTGCCCCCAAAGGACACCTGCCGTTTCTGGGCAACACGCTAGGAATTTTTACCATAGAAGCCTTTGCCAATCGGCTCCAGGACTGCGATCGCCTACCGCACGTAGGACGCCCCGTTGATATCGATGGTGGCTCCGGTGATGTGGGGGGCTAA